Below is a genomic region from Gemmobacter sp. 24YEA27.
AGCCGAAAGCGATCAGTTTTTGCCGGCTGAACGGCTCGTCAAAAACGAAAACCGCGGTCAGGAAGATCATCGTCGGCGCGATATATTGCATGATCGCGATGGTCGTCAGCCGCAGCTTCTTGGCGCCATTGGCATAGAGGATCAGCGGCCCTGCGGTCACCAGCCCCAGCAGGAACAACATTGCGCTCTGCCATCCAGGCCCGTGCAGAAACTGCATCTCACCCGATGTGGCCAGCCAGCCGATCACCGCCAGCGCCGGCAGCAGCAGCACCATTACCTCCAGGGTGAAGCCCTGGTTCGGACCGATCGGCAGGCTCTTCTTAAAATAGGCGTAAAAGCCCCAGGTCAGCGTCAGGGCCAGCGCGAGGACTGGCAGACGCCCGGCCTCGAGGGTCAGAATCGCGACCCCGATGAAGGCCGCAAGAATTGCGAGCCATTGCACGCCGCGCAACCGCTCGCCCAGCAACACGGCGCCCAGCAGGATCGAGAACAGCGGGTTGATGTAATAACCAAGCGCCGCATCCAGCGCCCGCCCGGAGGTGATCGCATAGACATAGAACCCCCAGTTGACCGAGATCAGCCCTGCCGTAACCAGCGTCATCCCGAGCATCGCCGGATTGCGCAAAGCCGCCTTCAGATCTGCAGTCCGGCGCGTCAGGGCAAGGATCAGCAGCGCGACCGGCAGCGCCCAGATCACCCGATGTGCCACCACTTCGATCGGCGAGACATGATCCAGCGCCTTCATATAAAGCGGCAGAAATCCCCAGAGAAGATAGGCGGACAGCGCGTAGAGGAACCCGGAGAGGCTGTCTCCTTCCTGCGAACCGGCGGGCTGTGGTTTGGGGGAGGGGCTGTGTTCCATGGGACCGGTTTATCCAGGGGCGCCCCTGGCGGCGAGGGCGCATCTTGTAATGGATACAAGATTTGCCATGACCGGCCAGCGGGGGGATGCCTATTTTACGTCCGGGCTGGCTCAACAGGCAGGCTCCAGCCCGCCGGGGCCAGCTCATAGCCCTCGAACCGAAAGCCCGGGCTGACCGTGCAGGACAGAAGCGTCCAGTCGCCGGTGCTCACGGCTTCCTGCCACCAGCCGGCGGGCACAATCATCTGACAGTGCTGCCCGCGAGGATATCTGGCCCGAGGGTGTAATGCCGCGCCGCGCGGTCCCCCATTGCGAGGTCGAGGGGCGCGCCCGCATGCCAGTGCCAGATTTCATCGGCATCGACCCGGTGCCAGTGGCTTCTCTCGCCCGCCTGAAGCAGAAAGAGGATCGAGGTGCCGCTGGCGCGCGCTTCACGGGTCGGGCCACGCCAGGTTTCGCGATACCAGCCGCCTTCGGGATGCGGTCTCAGATCGAGATGGGCGATGATTTCTTGTGCAGCAATGTTCACAAATTCCTCCTCACAAATCTCTCCATTGTCCCGGCGCAAGGCCTTTCAGTGTCCAGTCAGCCACCCGCCAGCGGATCAGGCGCAAGGTTGGCAGGCCGACCGCCGCTGTCATGCGGCGCACCTAGCGGTTGCGGCCCTCGCGGATGGTCAGCTCGATCCAGGAATCGGGCACCGATTTGCGGACCCGGATCGGTGGCTCGCGCGGCCAGAGCCAGTCGGGCGCCGCCACCAGCCTGGCGCGGGCGGGCAGGGCAGGGCCGTCATTGAGCATGACACCCTGTTCCAGCGCCGCCAGCGCGGCCGCATCAGGCGCACCCTCGACCTGGGCGTAATAGGTCTTTTCGGTCTTGTGCTTTGGATCGGAGATCCGCGCCTGCAGCCGCCGTCATCGGTCAGCACCACCAGCCCCTCGGTCAGCGATCCACCAGAATCGCGATCCAGCCGCGCCGCGCGGATAGACGCCGGGCTGGTCAAGGGCACCGCCGAGAGGGTCGGCGCGGGCGAAGGGCTCTTCAGATCGGTGAACTGGCAGAGAGCATATCGAAGGGTTTGTTCAGAAGGATGATGCGGGACATGGCGCCATAGTGCCATGCAGCCGTGACGCGGAAAAGCGGCTGTTGCATCGCACAGCGATGAGATGTGGGACTGACGCGAATATGAGGCAGCCGGGCTTGTCCGGAGGCAGGTGTTGCAACGCTAAGGTCGCAACCGCTGCCTGCGGCGTTTCAGCCGGTTCGTTTCAGCCCTTAAGCGTCAGATCGAGAATGAGGTGCCGCAGCCGCAGGAGCTCGACGCATTCGGTTCTCAATCACAAACCGCGCCCCGATCAGCTCTTCGGTGAAGTCGATTACCGCATTTTGCAGGAACGGAAGCGAGACGGGATCAACCAGCACACGCTGGCCGTCTTTCTCGAACACCAGATCCTCGGGGCCGGCCTCGCCCAGCACGATCTCATATTGAAAGCCCGAACAGCCGCCGCCAAGCACGCCCACGCGCAAAGGCTGTGGCGCGCCGGTGATCTCGGCAATTTCGGCCAGCCGCGCGAAAGCGCGGTCGGTGACGCGCGGCAGCGCATCGGCAAAGGGGACGGCATCGGGGGAAGCATAAGTTCCATGGCTGTTCCGGTATCTTTCAGCGCTTTCCCGGAATATAGGGGGCAGGGCCGCGCCGAACAAGCCGCCGCACTGAATTGGGAACCGGATCGTGATGCTTGCCGCTTTTGCCTGTCAGCCAGAAGAGTCGCGTGGGAGGCTGTTTGACGAAGGAATGAGCACATTCCGCTCGCCCTTTCAGCGGGATCGCGACCGGATCATTCATTCCTCGGCTTTCCGCCGCCTCAAGCACAAGACACAGGTCTTTGTCGAACATGAGGGCGATTACTACCGCACCCGCCTGACCCATTCGATCGAGGTCGCACAGGTGGCGCGCACGATTTCGGGGGTGCTGGGGCTGAACACCGATCTGGCCGAGGCGATCGCGCTGGCGCATGATCTGGGTCATACGCCCTTTGGCCATACCGGCGAAGATGCACTGGCACGGCTGATGCAGCCCTATGGCGGCTTTGACCATAATGCCCAGGCGCTGCGCATCGTGACGCGGCTGGAACGTCACTATGCGGGCTTTGACGGCCTGAACCTGACCTGGGAGACGCTGGAAGGCATTGCGAAACACAATGGCCCGGTGATCGGGCCCAATGCCGATGACAAACACAAGCATGACCCCGACCACTTGCCCTATGCGCTGGACGAGGTGAACCGCGCCTGGGATCTGGAGCTTTCCACCCATGCCAGCGCCGAGGCCCAGGTCGCGGCCATTGCCGATGACGTGGCCTATTCGCATCACGACCTGCATGACGGGTTGCGCTCGGGGCTTTTCTCCGAGGATGACCTGATGGAACTGCCGGTCGCCGGCCCTGCCTTCCGCAAGGTCGACGAGCTTTACCCAGGGCTCGACCGTATGCGCCGCAGGCATGAAGCGCTGCGCCGCGTCTTTGGCCGTATGGTGGAAGACGTGATCCATGTGGCGCAAAACCGGCTTGATGCCGCACAGCCACAATCGGTGAGTGAGATCCGCCATATGGGCACCACGATCATCCGCTTCTCAAAGCCGCTTTACCAGGAACTGAAAGCGGTGCGCAGCTTCCTCTTCCACCGGATGTATCGCGCGCCCTCGGTGATGGAGGTGCGGGCGCGGGTGACGGGTGTGATGGATGATCTCTTCCCGCTGTTCCTGAACCAGCCGGAGCTTTTGCCCGCTGAATGGCAGGAAGACATTCGTGATGCCGGCCAGGATGAAACCACGCTTGCCCGCATCGTCGCGGATTATGTGGCAGGGATGACCGACCGTTTCGCGATCCAGGAACATGCGCGCCTCTTCAATTGCGCGCCGGTGACCGACGGGGCCTGAGCCTTCTCTGGCCAGCCGCATCTCCCCGACTGAAATATTCCCGCCAAAGGCAACCGCGCCCTGCGAGGCGCCGGATGCCCTTGGTTGCGTCCCTCCCGTTGTTTCAGTCCCGGCGGCTGGCGCCGAAA
It encodes:
- a CDS encoding deoxyguanosinetriphosphate triphosphohydrolase; this encodes MLAAFACQPEESRGRLFDEGMSTFRSPFQRDRDRIIHSSAFRRLKHKTQVFVEHEGDYYRTRLTHSIEVAQVARTISGVLGLNTDLAEAIALAHDLGHTPFGHTGEDALARLMQPYGGFDHNAQALRIVTRLERHYAGFDGLNLTWETLEGIAKHNGPVIGPNADDKHKHDPDHLPYALDEVNRAWDLELSTHASAEAQVAAIADDVAYSHHDLHDGLRSGLFSEDDLMELPVAGPAFRKVDELYPGLDRMRRRHEALRRVFGRMVEDVIHVAQNRLDAAQPQSVSEIRHMGTTIIRFSKPLYQELKAVRSFLFHRMYRAPSVMEVRARVTGVMDDLFPLFLNQPELLPAEWQEDIRDAGQDETTLARIVADYVAGMTDRFAIQEHARLFNCAPVTDGA
- the rarD gene encoding EamA family transporter RarD — its product is MEHSPSPKPQPAGSQEGDSLSGFLYALSAYLLWGFLPLYMKALDHVSPIEVVAHRVIWALPVALLILALTRRTADLKAALRNPAMLGMTLVTAGLISVNWGFYVYAITSGRALDAALGYYINPLFSILLGAVLLGERLRGVQWLAILAAFIGVAILTLEAGRLPVLALALTLTWGFYAYFKKSLPIGPNQGFTLEVMVLLLPALAVIGWLATSGEMQFLHGPGWQSAMLFLLGLVTAGPLILYANGAKKLRLTTIAIMQYIAPTMIFLTAVFVFDEPFSRQKLIAFGFIWLGLVIYSLSMLRRTGTKPEF